Proteins from one Campylobacter concisus genomic window:
- the coaE gene encoding dephospho-CoA kinase (Dephospho-CoA kinase (CoaE) performs the final step in coenzyme A biosynthesis.): MQKFPNAYVITGSIASGKSTAINLLKERGFSVIDADVIAHEQLEICKCEIVEFFGKQILDEVGKIERKKLGAIVFNDPKKLKILEQILHPKIKEEILSRATKLECLEQVYFVDIPLFFEKEDRYAEFKNVAVIYAPKELLLSRLMNRNGLSLNEAKARVELQMDIEQKRKKANFIIDNSGDKENLEQELEKFLRQICG, encoded by the coding sequence TTGCAGAAATTTCCAAACGCTTATGTCATTACAGGCTCGATCGCTAGCGGTAAAAGCACGGCTATAAATTTGCTAAAAGAACGAGGCTTTAGCGTGATTGATGCGGACGTGATCGCTCATGAGCAGCTTGAAATTTGCAAATGTGAGATAGTAGAATTTTTTGGCAAGCAAATTTTAGATGAAGTTGGCAAGATAGAGCGCAAAAAACTTGGTGCCATTGTTTTTAATGATCCAAAAAAATTAAAAATTTTAGAGCAAATTTTGCATCCAAAGATAAAGGAAGAAATTTTATCTCGTGCTACGAAACTTGAGTGCTTGGAGCAGGTTTATTTTGTCGATATCCCTTTATTTTTTGAAAAAGAGGATCGCTACGCTGAGTTTAAAAATGTAGCTGTGATTTACGCGCCAAAAGAGCTTTTGCTAAGCCGCCTAATGAACCGAAATGGGCTAAGCTTAAATGAAGCAAAAGCTAGAGTAGAGCTTCAGATGGATATCGAGCAAAAGCGAAAAAAGGCAAATTTTATAATAGATAATAGTGGCGATAAAGAAAATTTAGAGCAAGAACTAGAGAAATTTCTAAGGCAAATTTGTGGCTGA
- the dapF gene encoding diaminopimelate epimerase, giving the protein MQVSKYNASGNDFVIFHTFLNKDRSELARQICSRTNGVGADGLIVLLPYEKGVKWEFYNSDGSYAAMCGNGSRAAARYAYLNGLVRSNEFALLTGSGEVMASVKNECIEVVLTSPKILSEPINENGKTWYFYDTGVPHLVNFTQNLEEFDVKECRALRQKYNANVNLAKFDGEVLKVRTYERGVEDETLACGTGMAACFYGATLNLNAAQCLKVYPKSGEELGLRLESGKILFSGAVKHCFDTSIEI; this is encoded by the coding sequence ATGCAAGTTTCAAAGTATAACGCTAGCGGTAATGATTTTGTCATATTTCATACATTTTTGAACAAAGATAGAAGCGAGCTAGCAAGGCAAATTTGCAGCCGAACAAACGGCGTGGGAGCTGATGGGCTCATCGTGCTTTTGCCTTACGAAAAGGGTGTGAAATGGGAGTTTTACAACAGCGATGGAAGCTATGCTGCGATGTGTGGCAACGGCTCGCGCGCGGCTGCTAGATATGCCTATCTAAACGGCCTTGTAAGATCAAACGAATTTGCCTTGCTAACTGGTAGCGGCGAGGTGATGGCGAGCGTTAAAAATGAGTGCATCGAGGTCGTGCTAACAAGCCCAAAAATTTTAAGCGAACCGATAAATGAAAACGGCAAAACTTGGTATTTTTATGATACTGGCGTGCCTCATCTTGTAAATTTCACACAAAATTTAGAGGAATTTGACGTCAAAGAGTGCAGGGCGCTTCGTCAAAAATACAATGCAAATGTAAATTTAGCCAAATTTGATGGCGAAGTTTTAAAGGTGAGAACCTACGAAAGGGGCGTGGAGGACGAGACGCTAGCTTGTGGTACTGGCATGGCGGCTTGCTTTTACGGAGCTACTTTAAATTTAAACGCAGCGCAATGTCTAAAAGTCTATCCAAAAAGTGGCGAGGAGCTTGGCCTTAGACTGGAAAGCGGCAAAATTTTATTTAGTGGAGCGGTGAAACACTGCTTTGATACGAGTATCGAAATTTAG
- the rplT gene encoding 50S ribosomal protein L20, whose protein sequence is MARVKTGVVRRRRHKKVLKLARGFFSARHKHFRKAKEQLERSLVYAYRDRRQKKRDFRRLWIVRINAACRLNDISYSRFINGLNKAKIELDRKILADLAMNDAKAFAALAKQAKDALK, encoded by the coding sequence ATGGCAAGAGTAAAAACAGGCGTAGTTAGAAGAAGACGCCATAAGAAAGTTTTAAAGCTAGCACGTGGCTTTTTCAGTGCTAGACATAAACACTTTAGAAAAGCTAAAGAGCAACTAGAGAGAAGTTTAGTTTACGCATACCGTGACAGACGCCAGAAAAAACGTGATTTCAGACGTTTATGGATCGTTCGTATCAACGCAGCTTGCAGACTAAACGACATTAGCTATTCAAGATTTATCAACGGCTTAAACAAAGCTAAGATCGAACTTGATAGAAAAATTTTAGCTGATCTAGCTATGAATGACGCGAAGGCATTTGCGGCACTTGCAAAACAAGCAAAAGATGCTTTGAAATAA
- the rpmI gene encoding 50S ribosomal protein L35 produces the protein MPKMKTVRGAAKRFKVGKNKIKRGSAFRSHILTKKPSKRMRDLRGPQYVDSTNVPAVRKMLGV, from the coding sequence ATGCCAAAGATGAAAACCGTTCGCGGTGCTGCTAAGCGCTTTAAAGTAGGTAAAAATAAGATAAAAAGAGGCTCTGCTTTTAGAAGCCATATCTTAACAAAAAAACCTAGTAAGCGTATGAGAGATTTGCGTGGCCCACAATATGTGGACAGCACAAATGTCCCAGCCGTTCGCAAAATGCTCGGCGTATAA